The segment GTTATGAGCAGCTACGGTTTTGTTGTCTTCATTAGCCCATGGGAATTCAGGATTTGGACTTTGGTCAAGTGTTGAGAATGCGTCATCTGCTTTTCCATCAACAACCTGAATATAATCTTGAATGTGTTTGTCATTGAGGTTGATGGATTCATCTCCAACAGCACGTTCTTGCCAGCGTGATTCCATCGCTATAAAGTGGGAATCAACCGCATCTTCAGTAATATCAATTGAGATGCTTTGAACGATTTCAGAAGTGTCTTTTGATTTAATGTTTACGGTTGTTTTCCTTTTAAGGCCAAGGATAAGACCATTTTCTGATATCGATGCGATTGCGGCATCTGTAGTTTCAAATTGATAATGGCTATTTGGATCACTGAGAAGTGGCGTGACAAATTTACGATGTCCTTTTTGAATTGTAAGAGCCATTTCTTTTGAGTTTACCGGTTTACTTTCGGTATTAAAAAAAAAGTGGTTGTTTCTCGATTAAAGATGTGGGTTCGTCTGCATGGATCAACAATGCATTGGAACTCATTACGAGCGCGAGCCCGGTACATAATAATGTTTTGGTGTGTTTCATGGTATCCTCCTTTTGAATGCGCTTACAGATGAATTCTACATTTTACGGTGATGTTGGTCAATCGCTCCATTGAATTCTATAAGTGTTTGGTTGAAAAGTGAAAATGGGTTTTTAACGGTTTTTTTTTTAATTAAATCAAGGAATGTCTAAAGCTAAAGTTTAGTTAGAAGTGGATATGGATGAAAGAAAATGAGATAATTAAAGTCAAGAGTGAGGCAAGGAGATTGTGTATGATTAAATGGATTCAAAAACATAAATATGGGGTGATGGGCGCAGCGCTTGTGGTTACTGTTTTGGGTTTAGCAGTAATGGCATACATGATGTCTGGTGCTGCGATTCGCATCGTTGATGGCAATGAATTCGTGGTTGAAGCAGATAGTGATGTAGCTTTATCGGTTGTCCACGATAAGATTATCGTGGATCCGAAGACATCTGAGTATGAAATGGTTGTGGTTTCGGATAAAGGGGAATTATCCATTCAAGACCATAATGATGCGATAATTCAAAGGCGAAAGCTTGAATTACAGCCCAAAGGTATTTTAGTAGAAGAAAATCTAAAATTGCGTGTCTATTTAAAAGAAAATCCGAAACGTGACGTCCTTTTGAAGATTAAAACTGAAGATACGAAAGCTCCCGAAATTATTATTACACATGATGGAACTACTATTAAGGGGAACGAACAATCAATTTCGATAGGAGCATCAAAGATTACTGCAGTCGCAAAGGATTATGCTTTTGGATCGTTAAGCGAATCTTTAAAGGTAAATGTGAAAGGCTCGATTGATTATGATGAACCCGGAACCTATGACATGATCTATAGTGTCGATGATAAGACAAACCAAGTTGAACGTAAATTGACCGTTCATGTGTTGAAAGAGCATGCTAATGATGTGGAGGAAGGGAAACCACATGATGTTGAAAATCCTACGGATTATGATAGTGGAACATCTGCAGTGGTGGATTCTCATTCAGAACTTGTTTTGGTAAATAAGCATCGATCATTATCACGAGATTTTTATCCAAACCTCAGTTATATTCCTGCGGATTATGCTGTCAGCGAGGGTTATGAGGCAACCCCTAATACGGGTTCATCATTTGTTAAGATGGTAGATGCTCTTTATGATGAAACGGGTTTGTGGTTGCTTGCTACTTCATCCTACCGAGGTTATGACTTCCAAGAAGAACTGTATACCAATTACGTTGCATCTCACGGCCAAGTTCAAGCGGATTTAATGTCGGCAAGACCGGGACATTCGGAACATCAAACGGGGCTCGTTATTGATGTGGTGACACCAGGTGGGAATATGTTTGCTTTTTCTGAGACCGAACAATCCACATGGGTGAATCGCAATGCTCATCGCTTTGGTTTTATTGTTCGTTATCAAGCGGGCAAAGAACATATAACAGGATATCAACCCGAAGCATGGCATTTGCGCTATGTTGGTAGCAATGCTGCGACTGAAATCTATAACAGTGGTTTAACGCTTGATGAATATTTAAATCAATAAAAAAAGGAACTGACCTAGTTCCGTGGGACTAAAGAGAAAAACCTCTTGTATGAGAATTATTGTAAAATAGTTCAATATAGGAGGTTTTTATATGGGAACACGAACTATGCATAGCTATGAGACAAAGATGAAAGTTATAGAAATGAAATTGGCAGGCTACTCAAGCAGGTTTATTCAGACTGAACTTGGAATAAAAAATGTAACACAAGTCAAAACATGGTGGAGATGGTATCGAAATGGTGAACACTATCGATTTTCTCAACCTGTAGGCAAGCAATATACTTTTGGAAAGGGCCTGAAGGAGACACGGTCGAAGAAACACAAAGACTTAGAATTAAATCTTTGGAGCAACAAATTGAACTATTAAAAAGTATTTGAAAGAGAAGGATGTGGTTCCTGAAATAATCATCAAGCTCGTTGAAGAGTATCGCAACACTGTATCTCTTAAAGATATCTTGAATCTTTTTGGGGTACCTAAGTCAACGTATTACCGTTGGACTAAAAGAGCAACTAGAGTCTAATAATTATTCTGTCAATGAAGCATTAGTAATTGAACTTTGTAAAGAAAATAAATTTCGTTATGGATATCGAAAATAACTGCATTAATTCGAAAGAAAGAATTATCAATAAGAACACTGTTCAAAAGATAATGCAGAAACACCAATGTCAATGCCGTGTTAAGGTCAAACGGTATCGAAAACAAAATCCGAAGATCATTATGCCCAATATCATTAATCGCGACTTTAAATCACTACGTCCTCTAGAGAAATGGTGACAGATATCACTTACATCCCTTATGGCCATAAGATGCTCTATTTATCTACGATCATGGATTTATATAATGGTGAGATTATTGCGTCTACATTGAGTGACAGACAAAACCTAGAATGTGTGGTTGATACATTAAATCAACTTCCGGATATCGTTCAGCCATGTATTCTTCATTCTGATCAAGGAGTGTCTATACATCAAAAGAGTATCAACTCAAAGTAAAATAAAAGCATTACCATGAGTATGTCCCGTAAGGGTACTCCGCTGATAATGCTCTATCGAATCGTTTCATGCCTCGCTAAAGTGTGAAACATTCGAATTAAACCCAGAACTAAAGGGTTCTACTGAAATTGTATCACAAACTGTGATAAACTATTTAAAATATTACAATGAAAATCGAATACAAGAAAAGCTAGGATATCAATCTCCCGTAAATTATCGGTTAACTTCATCCTAACTTGGTTTTTTCTTTAGTCCCAAGGAACTAGGTCAGTTCCGTTTTTTTATGGGATGGACTGAGGGTTTTAATCTAAATTTCACGATGGTCATGTAAGATTAAGTTAAGAAGGAGGGGTAGAATGAATATTGAAAAGAAATGGTTTCATGATTTAACGAAAGAAGAATTGTTTGAGATGTATCGCTTGCGTATTGATATTTTTGTGGTTGAACAGGAATGTGCGTATCAGGAAATTGATGATTTTGATTTAACGGCACTTCATGTGTTTGTACGGGATGATGAAGGCGTTTTAGTCGGTTATGGTCGTGTTTATGACGCCGGTGACTCCAATACCTTTGGCCGTGTTTTAATCTTGCCAGCCCTTCGTAATCAAGCTCTGGGGTCGCTTTTAGTTCAAACTTTAATCGACACAATTAAGACAACGTTAAAAGATAAACCAATACACATTCATGCGATTGCATCGCTTCAAAATTTTTATGAAAAACGTGGATTCAAACCAATGGGGCCTGTTGTCGTTGAAGACGGTATCGAACACATTGATATGGAATATATTGGATCGGTAGAGCCAAAGGATCAATAGCACTTTCTTGCTATTTGACCCATGAAAATCACGATATTTGCATACTGATAATTTGTATATTTGCTAATTTGGGATTTTTTATATTTGAGCATTGCATATCCCCAGAAGCTAGCGTATAATAGGAAACATCAACAGGGATTATGTTGAAAAGATGATGCGCCCGTAGCTCAACTGGATAGAGCACTTGATTACGGCTCAAGAGGTTATGGATTCGACTTCTGTCGGGCGCGCCAAATATTAAATAAAACACCTACATTGTAGGTGTTCTTTTTTTGTTATGTTTGGTTGCGAAAGAGGCGTCGATAAATATAGCATATAAACCGATCATAGGCAGAAACCATTGGTTTACTTGAAAGCATGTAAACAATAACACCACACCAACTTAATACTAACATCAGCCTTATGGCTCGATTCTCAAGGTTAAAGGTTATTGGAGCCATCAAAATCAAGAGATAGGTATGAAACATGTAGATGTTTAACGAATTTTTTCCGAATCGATTCAATCGTGTTTGATGGTCTGGAACGCGATTTAATAAAACATAAATCCCCATAAACCCAAGACCGTAACGGATGATTGCTAAGAGAATGGGGTAACCCATTGTAGTAAAGAGTTCATGATATGATCGATCACCCCATAGAAATTCGGACGGTAAGTTAAGAACAAATGTATAGAGGTATGCCGCAAGGATAACTATTGCAAAGATAAGAACTGGATAGTGTTTGGTTTGCGATTGGATATCCGCAATGGTTTGATGTGTTGTGAAATATCCGGCAAGAAAATAGGGCAAGAAGACGAGAATACGAGATAACGTGAGGTAGTCACCAAATTCAGTGAAAAGCCCTCCTAAAACGCCAATAAACAAACTAAGCGCAAATATATCTTTAATATGAAGCAATGAGGGTAGGAGCAATTTCCAGATAAACATTGCCAGCAAAAACCACATTGCCCACCCGGGTGTTAAAAAACTAAAAATTGGAATCCCATCCGTGGTTTGAATGCCAAGCGGGAGCAATTTTAATATAGCCCAAAGGGTATTGAAAATAAAAAAGGGGATAAAAAAAGTCCGAAAAGCATCATTTCGGCCTTTCTCAATATTCTTCGACAAATACCCTGAAATAAATACAAAAGCAGGCATATGAACCATGTAAATAAGGTTGTAGATGAATTGAAGACTTTAAGATCATGACGTAAAAATTCAAGCCCATGACCAAAAACGACCATTAGAATAAGTATTCCTTTGAAATGATCGATCCAAAGGTATCGTTGTTTTAGTGTAGTCATAAAGCCTCCAATTTTCTCTATAATAAAAAGATTCATCGTGCAAGTCTATGAAAGCGAAAAACTGCCGAAGCAGTTAAATTCGAACTTTATAGACAATTTTAGAGATGGGGTTGTTCCCAGTAAGATCATAGCCCACTTTATGTGCTTCATGTTCAAAGAAAATCACAAACGTATTGGGTTTTAAGATACCTTCCCCTTGATGCGGTTCACAATCTCCAAATAAGATATCATGCGCTTCATCATAGTTTGTTTGATGGACAAGATTGTCTTTATGCGTCATTTTAAAAAACTCATTTCCCTCTAACACAACATGCACATCATAATAAATGCGATGCAATTCATATGATTTTTCTGCTTCAATTCCTGTTTCAAAATGAATGAAGTTTTTAATGAGTGTTGTAGAGGGGTCTAAAAGCCAAGTCTGGATATCCATCAAGATTGCATCCAGGTTTTCATTAATTCCTAAGTATAAATGGGCATTGCTAATATGGTCGTAGATCATATTCAATCCTCCTTGACACCATCATACACAAGATTTCATTCTTATGATTTATTTTTGTGCATTAGTACCATAAACTATGTATTTCATGACATATTGCGACTTTAAGAGGGGTGATTGCGTAAACTAGGGGTAGGGAAGGACGTTTAATTAATTATAATAGATTAAAACACCTTCTCAAATAATAATAATGAGCATAAAACGTTACCATCAAACACATCCCCTTGCACATAAATCGGCGGTTGATTTATGTCGTGTATTGATGCTCTTTATGTTCAACCTTTATTCAATCATTCCCAATGCAGAGTTTATCCATTATTTGCAATTGATTGAATCATCCTAAAACACTGTGTCGGACAACGCAGTGTTTTTTTTTCGCACTTTTTGAATAAATCAGCCTGTGTTTTTGTCGAATAATTCGTTTTACATTGACAAGTCGGATAACTGTTTGTACTATAAACAAAAAAGGAGATGATGATATGAAACGGATTGATTGTTTAGGCGAAATTTGTCCTTATCCCATGCTATTACTTCAAAAAGAATATGATGCCTTATGTTCTGGAGAGTCTGTTTTATTGGTTACAGATCATCATTGTACTTTATCTGCCGTTGGTGTTTATTGTGATGCGCAAGGGTTTCGTTACAGCCCTGATGAGGTAATACCTGGTGTTTGGGAAATTACGATTACCGCAAAACAATAATCATCCGCCATCAAAATCTTGAGGGGTTCTATGAAAGATTTAGAGAAGAAACAGCGTTATGTTTATCTCGCAGCATTCATGATGCTGCTTTTTATTGTATTTGTTAGAGGTGGAGCACGTATTAAAATGAGTCACGATACGTTGCGAAAGCCAGCGACGTCTGAATCGGATGTGATTGTGTTTCTGGTTACAGCTGATGATACCTTGGATACCATTGCTGAGCGTCTTGAAGGACAAGGGATTGTACGATCAAAAAAATTCTTCAAAAAAACGATGCAACGATCCACAACGCAAACCATTAAACCAGGAAATTATTTTTTAGATCGTTCATCAACCTATGAGGAACTTGCAAATCAATTAACCAATCCGGAAAATAAAGTTGGACGGGAAGTTGATATCACATTTCTTCCCAATGATTGGGCTAAAGATTTTGCGTTTAAAATTGGGAGCATTCCCAACCTTAAAGCAGATGATATTTTAGCGTCGTGGAGTGATCCAGTGTACTTAAAATCCCTAAGTAAGGACTATCCGTTTTTAACTGAAGCTGTATTTAACCCATCGTTAAATGTTGGTTTGGAAGGGTATTTTACCCCTGAAACATATCGTTTCTTTACGCAAACAACCGTCGATGCGGTTACGCGAAGACTTTTAGACCAAACCCTTGCGTTTTACCAAGAACATAAAGCTTTGTTTGAATCTCAAAAACTCAGCATCCATGAAATCTATACATTGGCTTCAATTATTAATTTTGAAACCGAAAATTTTGATGATATGAAACGGGTCTCCGGTGTATTTTATAATCGACTCCAATCGGAAATGCCCTTGCAATCCAGTGTTAGCGTCTGTTATGCATTGTATGAATATGAAACTTGGCAACAATGTGAATCCAATACAGATATTGATTCTAAATTTAATACATATCAACATTTAGGACTTCCTATTGGTCCGGTTATGAATCCATCTCAAAATGCCCTCTTAGCTGCAATGGAACCGGAAAGACACCAGTATTATTATTTTGTTGGTGATATGAAGCATCATGATGTTTATTTTGCGGAAACGTTACCAGAACATGAGTATAATGTGGAAACATATGTTGATCCTTATCGATAACCTTAAATACAAAAAAAGCAGAATGAATCTGCTTTTTTTCTAACATTTCGTCGCATCAACTTGATCTTCAATATAACGCATAATTTCTAAGTGTTCTTCCATTGAGTCATCCGTAATGTTTTTTCGGATAAGATGATATTCTGACATAAACTCAAACCCTTCGAGTTTGATTATTTTGAGTTGTTTGTTATAGACTTCTTTTTTGATGGACATATAAGGTAAGAATGCAAGGCCAAATCCACGTACCGTGGAGGTCTTAATGGATTCAGTAGTATCCAATTCATAAGGGATGCGTAATCTTGATTCATCAACATGACATTTCTCAAGTTGTTGGCTGAGTAATTGGCGGCATTTCTGGGACTTCTTCAACATCAAGACTTGATATTGGTAAAGCGCTTCAACGGTCAAAGCGTCAGGGACATCCAATTCGGTACTGGCAACAAGATAGTACGGGTCTTTAATTAAAGGCCGACAATAAAGCGATTCATCAAGGGGCGTTCCAATAATAAATCCGATATCTGCTTTCCCCTCTACAATTTGATTTTCAATTTCAATACTGGATGCGGCTTTCATTTCTAAATCATAGGATTCAAAATTTTCTTTAATACTGTGGATGGTGCAAGGAAGGGCATAAGCATATACAATTGGTGTCGCCATGATATTAATGCGATGATTTTTATCATGTTTTAGATTCTCAACTTCTTTAATCATTTTATCGTGACAGGAAATGAGTCGTGTTGCATATTTTAAAATGACTTCGCCCTCTTCGGTTAGAACCACCCCTTTGTGGGTCCGTTCAAACAAGGTACAGTCAAGATGGGTTTCCATTGCTTTGATTTGTTGACTTAATGCGGGTTGAGAGATATTCGCAAGTTCAGCGGCGCGTGTGATACTTTTATATTTTGCGACATCCACAAATGCACGAAAAAAACTAATATTCATGAGGATTCTCCTTGTGTAATTTAGATAATTATATCACAAGGGTCTTTATTTGGGTTATCAACCAATAAGTAATTGTTATGACAGAAACAATTTTTTCGTTCTTTTTTCTTAAAAGATATAAACCTTGTGAAAACTGTTGTTTTCTAACAAATATTCCCGATTTGAATATCAAATTAACACACTTTTGAGGCAACTTCGGTATAATAAAAGAAAAAGGAGTCTTTATGGAAAAACAACGCTGCGAGTGGGCGAATCGTAATCCCTTGGAAATGATGTATCACGATACAGAATGGGGTCGTAAGTCTGAAGATGATCGCTATTTATTTGAAATGTTGATTTTAGAAGGTATGCAAAGTGGTTTAAGTTGGACGACGATTATTGCGAAACGTGAGGGGATGCGCGAAGCTTTTGCGAATTTCGAACCAGCACGACTGATCCGTTTTACCGAAGAGGATGTAGAGCGTCTTGTTTTAAATCCGAATATTATCCGTCACCGTCTTAAAATTCAGGCAGTCATATCCAATGCACACGCGTATTATAAACTCACAGAGGAACATGATAGTTTGGCAAAGTTTTTATGGCGTTATGTTGATTACAAACCAATCATCAATCATTACCAAGATATGTCCGAAGTTCCTGCATCCACACCCCTTTCCGTTCAAATGAGTAAAGATTTGAAGAAACTGGGATTTAAGTTTGTCGGTCCAACGACAATTTATGCTCTCATGCAAGCTGTAGGCATGGTAGATGATCATTTAGAAGATTGTTTTCTTAAAACACATGAATAATCAAAAAAAGATCCACGTAATCGTGGAGTAGTAAACTAAAAGTAGACAAGTAAAAAAGACTTGTCTACTTTTTTGTGTAATAATAAAATCAGAGATAAAACGGAGGTATTAATGATGGGAAGACCCAAAGGTGGATTAAATAATAAATGGACTTATGAGGATCGTATTAAAGTCGTTACACGTCATATTGATGAACATATAAGTGCTGCGAAACTATCACAAGTCCTAAAGGAACGATTAATGGTTGGATTGATCGATTCATGCGCGATGGTAAAGAGGGTTTAAAACAAGAAAAGACAGGAAATCATTTTCTGCGCTTCATACGAGTAAATCATTAACTGAGCTCGAACGACTTCAACTCGAAATTCTAAAACGAGATATTGAGATTGCACGATTAAAAAGGGTACCAGGTGAAAGGTTGGTGTAAACAAGGAGTTCGTTACTTTAAAGACAAGAATTCCAAATAGCACATGACTTATCTTTTAAACATCCGATTACGTTCATTTTAGATTTATGAATTTGAACCGATCTGGTTATTACAAGTGGTTAAAGCATAAGAATGATCTCAATATTTATGAACAAAAGAGCGATTCTTAGCTTTGTGATTAAAGACTGGCATCGCCGTTTTCAAGTTATGGTTATCATGATATCGCTGCAGTCATGAAAGCAAAGTGATTTAGGGATTGAATTTTCCGATAATTTAATCCACAAGTGTTGCAAGTTTTAAATATTAAATCAAAAGTTAAACACTATTCCTATAAAACCTGGAACACAAAGTCGAATTTATCCTAATATTATAAAGAATCAATGGAGGCAGCAAACCTTTAGAAATTATTGTTTCAGATATGACACATATTCGAAACAAAGGGATTAATATGAATGGACTTTAATGGTTGATACCTTTAACAATGAAATTATCAGTTCTGCATTATCGCGTACAACTGGTGATCCTAAGCCTTACTACAAGTGTCTCGAGGATCTCCTTGCGCTACTTAAGGATAATAAAAACAGCTCCACGATTCTTCACACAGATCAAGGAGCTGTCTACCACTCTAAAGCTTTCGCTAAAGCGCATGAAAATTATAACATAATTAGATCTATGTCGCGAGCTGGAACACCTACAGATAATCAATTATCGAATCATTAAATGGATGGATTAAAGCAGAAATGGCGTGTGATTATCAATACTGGTCCGTAGATAACTTTGAAAATTTTATCGAAGAATATGTACATTATTTCAATTTTGAAAGACCTGCTTACTGTTTAAATTACAAAACCCTATCAATATAAAATGGATAAGGGTTTCTAGTCTTTTATTAATGTCTACTTTTGTTTGACAACTCCACGTAATCGTGGGTCTTTTTAGGCACCAAAAAAGAAAATTAAGGAACCAATCATTAAGGCAATTAGAATCCAGTAGATAAGCATCGCTACCACTTGCTTTTTTGTATCGCTCCATTCTTTCGCATCGACGTAGAAAATCGCAATACATCCGATAACAACTTCAAATAATACTTCTAACATCGTTCCCCTCCCATAATAGATATATTATAAAGCATAGGTTTATGAAATAGTTATCCACTCGATCATTTTTTAGTAAATTTAAGATATGCGTCCAAGGCATTCACGGTCGTTACGGTTAGATTCTGTGGTAATTCATCAAGGGGAAACCAACCCATACCACCCAATGCGTCGGGTTCCATTAGACATGGATTACCGTCGGTAATGTGCGCAAGATATGTTGGGGCAACATAATGCACGCCTTCTTCAATCAAAATATGATTGGTCGCACACAAAAGTTGATCCAATTGGATCTCTAGATTTAGTTCTTCTTTGATTTCGCGTTTTACCGCATCTTCCAAGGTTTGATAGAGTTCAACTTTTCCACCAGGTAAGCTCCAGTGATCTTTTTCTGGACTTTTTTTTCGTAAAACAAGTAGAACTTCACCTTCTTGCAGAATCATGGCACCTACGCCAACACGGGGTTCATTTTTTATCATGAGTATCTCCTTATTATTACATCAAGTATACCGCATCTCATATTGTTTGTGAGTGAGTATCACGAGTTCGGTCAAGGGTAAACAGGAGAAGGGGTACTTTATCCATGCACTCTTTGGTATAATAATAAGAGAACGTTTCAAGGTTGCTTGAAATGAATGAGGAGGATCTATGGACTTAAATACAAAAGTAGAATCAGTTTTTGAAGATTATAAACGTGATTTGGAACGCCTTGTATCGATTGCAAGTGTTCTTGACGAAGAAGGTCAAAAACCATTTGGCCAAGAAATCCAAAAAGCACTTGAAGAAGTGTTAGCGATTGCGAAGGAAATGGGCTTTAATACATTTATCGACCCAGAAGGCTACTACGGTTATGCGGAAATTGGTGAAGGCGAGGAAATGTTTGGTGTGTTGGGACATATGGACGTTGTTCCTGCTGGAAATCTTGCATCATGGAATACCAATCCTTTTGAATTGGTTGAAAAAGATGGCATGTTGTTTGGACGTGGAACTTCCGATGACAAGGGACCAACGTTAGCCGCTATGTATGCATTGAAAATGTTGTTGGATGAAGGGAAATCTTTAAACCAACGTGTTCGCTTTATTTTCGGTACGGATGAGGAATCCTTATGGCGTTGTATGAATGCTTATGTTGCGAAGGAAGAACTTCCAACTCAAGGATTTACACCGGATTCATCTTTCCCATTGATTTATGCGGAAAAAGGGTTGATTGAGTTTACACTCACAACACATCAAATTACCGACATTAAATTTAATGGTGGTGGTGCCTTGAATGCAGTACCGGCTGAAGCATCAACGACATTTGATCCTGAAGTGGTGAAAGCCTTGGATGAATTGGGTTATCCTTATGAAATTAAGGATGATGTGATTACCGTTACGGGTAAAGCCATGCATGCCCAAGTTGCCGATCAAGGTGAAAATGCAATTACGCATTTAGCTCATGCATTGTATACAGCGGGAAAACGAAGTGAAATGATCGATTTTATTGTGGAAAATGCTTAGATCAAACGGTAAACTCATCTTTGGTGATGTTTATGATGATGTATCCGAAAATTAATGCTTAATGTTGGGAAAGTAAGTTTTAAAGAAAACATCCAAGAAATTGGAATTGATATCCGTTTCCCTGTTACTTATCCAAAAGAAGAAGTAGAAACAAATCTTAAAAAAGCAGCCCATGAACATTCGGTTGTTGTAGAATTGTTTGATTATTTAAAATCCATTTATGTGGAAAAAGATTCTGAGTTTATTCAAAGTCTTATGGGTGCATACCAAAGCATTACCGGCGATATGGAATCCGAGCCAAAGACAAGTGGTGGTGCAACGTATGCACGTGCCATGGATAATGTCGTAGCATTTGGTGCCATTTTACCAGGCGGGGTGAAGACAGAACATCAACCAAACGAATGCATCAGTATTAAAGATATGAAAATTGCGATGGCAGTTTATGCGCAAGCATTCTTAAA is part of the Erysipelothrix piscisicarius genome and harbors:
- a CDS encoding DDE-type integrase/transposase/recombinase gives rise to the protein MVDTFNNEIISSALSRTTGDPKPYYKCLEDLLALLKDNKNSSTILHTDQGAVYHSKAFAKAHENYNIIRSMSRAGTPTDNQLSNH
- a CDS encoding NUDIX hydrolase is translated as MIKNEPRVGVGAMILQEGEVLLVLRKKSPEKDHWSLPGGKVELYQTLEDAVKREIKEELNLEIQLDQLLCATNHILIEEGVHYVAPTYLAHITDGNPCLMEPDALGGMGWFPLDELPQNLTVTTVNALDAYLKFTKK
- a CDS encoding LysR family transcriptional regulator, with product MNISFFRAFVDVAKYKSITRAAELANISQPALSQQIKAMETHLDCTLFERTHKGVVLTEEGEVILKYATRLISCHDKMIKEVENLKHDKNHRINIMATPIVYAYALPCTIHSIKENFESYDLEMKAASSIEIENQIVEGKADIGFIIGTPLDESLYCRPLIKDPYYLVASTELDVPDALTVEALYQYQVLMLKKSQKCRQLLSQQLEKCHVDESRLRIPYELDTTESIKTSTVRGFGLAFLPYMSIKKEVYNKQLKIIKLEGFEFMSEYHLIRKNITDDSMEEHLEIMRYIEDQVDATKC
- a CDS encoding M15 family metallopeptidase, with protein sequence MIKWIQKHKYGVMGAALVVTVLGLAVMAYMMSGAAIRIVDGNEFVVEADSDVALSVVHDKIIVDPKTSEYEMVVVSDKGELSIQDHNDAIIQRRKLELQPKGILVEENLKLRVYLKENPKRDVLLKIKTEDTKAPEIIITHDGTTIKGNEQSISIGASKITAVAKDYAFGSLSESLKVNVKGSIDYDEPGTYDMIYSVDDKTNQVERKLTVHVLKEHANDVEEGKPHDVENPTDYDSGTSAVVDSHSELVLVNKHRSLSRDFYPNLSYIPADYAVSEGYEATPNTGSSFVKMVDALYDETGLWLLATSSYRGYDFQEELYTNYVASHGQVQADLMSARPGHSEHQTGLVIDVVTPGGNMFAFSETEQSTWVNRNAHRFGFIVRYQAGKEHITGYQPEAWHLRYVGSNAATEIYNSGLTLDEYLNQ
- a CDS encoding YhcH/YjgK/YiaL family protein encodes the protein MIYDHISNAHLYLGINENLDAILMDIQTWLLDPSTTLIKNFIHFETGIEAEKSYELHRIYYDVHVVLEGNEFFKMTHKDNLVHQTNYDEAHDILFGDCEPHQGEGILKPNTFVIFFEHEAHKVGYDLTGNNPISKIVYKVRI
- the mltG gene encoding endolytic transglycosylase MltG, whose amino-acid sequence is MKDLEKKQRYVYLAAFMMLLFIVFVRGGARIKMSHDTLRKPATSESDVIVFLVTADDTLDTIAERLEGQGIVRSKKFFKKTMQRSTTQTIKPGNYFLDRSSTYEELANQLTNPENKVGREVDITFLPNDWAKDFAFKIGSIPNLKADDILASWSDPVYLKSLSKDYPFLTEAVFNPSLNVGLEGYFTPETYRFFTQTTVDAVTRRLLDQTLAFYQEHKALFESQKLSIHEIYTLASIINFETENFDDMKRVSGVFYNRLQSEMPLQSSVSVCYALYEYETWQQCESNTDIDSKFNTYQHLGLPIGPVMNPSQNALLAAMEPERHQYYYFVGDMKHHDVYFAETLPEHEYNVETYVDPYR
- a CDS encoding Sapep family Mn(2+)-dependent dipeptidase; translated protein: MDLNTKVESVFEDYKRDLERLVSIASVLDEEGQKPFGQEIQKALEEVLAIAKEMGFNTFIDPEGYYGYAEIGEGEEMFGVLGHMDVVPAGNLASWNTNPFELVEKDGMLFGRGTSDDKGPTLAAMYALKMLLDEGKSLNQRVRFIFGTDEESLWRCMNAYVAKEELPTQGFTPDSSFPLIYAEKGLIEFTLTTHQITDIKFNGGGALNAVPAEASTTFDPEVVKALDELGYPYEIKDDVITVTGKAMHAQVADQGENAITHLAHALYTAGKRSEMIDFIVENA
- a CDS encoding DNA-3-methyladenine glycosylase I, coding for MEKQRCEWANRNPLEMMYHDTEWGRKSEDDRYLFEMLILEGMQSGLSWTTIIAKREGMREAFANFEPARLIRFTEEDVERLVLNPNIIRHRLKIQAVISNAHAYYKLTEEHDSLAKFLWRYVDYKPIINHYQDMSEVPASTPLSVQMSKDLKKLGFKFVGPTTIYALMQAVGMVDDHLEDCFLKTHE
- a CDS encoding acyltransferase family protein, whose product is MVHMPAFVFISGYLSKNIEKGRNDAFRTFFIPFFIFNTLWAILKLLPLGIQTTDGIPIFSFLTPGWAMWFLLAMFIWKLLLPSLLHIKDIFALSLFIGVLGGLFTEFGDYLTLSRILVFLPYFLAGYFTTHQTIADIQSQTKHYPVLIFAIVILAAYLYTFVLNLPSEFLWGDRSYHELFTTMGYPILLAIIRYGLGFMGIYVLLNRVPDHQTRLNRFGKNSLNIYMFHTYLLILMAPITFNLENRAIRLMLVLSWCGVIVYMLSSKPMVSAYDRFICYIYRRLFRNQT
- a CDS encoding sulfurtransferase TusA family protein, giving the protein MKRIDCLGEICPYPMLLLQKEYDALCSGESVLLVTDHHCTLSAVGVYCDAQGFRYSPDEVIPGVWEITITAKQ
- a CDS encoding GNAT family N-acetyltransferase, which produces MNIEKKWFHDLTKEELFEMYRLRIDIFVVEQECAYQEIDDFDLTALHVFVRDDEGVLVGYGRVYDAGDSNTFGRVLILPALRNQALGSLLVQTLIDTIKTTLKDKPIHIHAIASLQNFYEKRGFKPMGPVVVEDGIEHIDMEYIGSVEPKDQ
- a CDS encoding amino acid permease, producing the protein MLEVLFEVVIGCIAIFYVDAKEWSDTKKQVVAMLIYWILIALMIGSLIFFFGA